One stretch of Lacimicrobium alkaliphilum DNA includes these proteins:
- a CDS encoding efflux RND transporter periplasmic adaptor subunit, producing the protein MNKLWIKIALPIVVLALGVAGMSLINATAQQKEDKEEVDTRPTVSIDEISAEDYQVMITSFGEVRPLEMTQLSAQVSGEVVDWHEDFVAGGVVPRGTTLFSIDKQRYEANMLQAEAELNQAQSQLIEEQARARVAAQEAKSMADSQVTDLYLRKPQLMSAQAAVKSAEAKLKLAKRDLAYCQVKAPYDALVINRNIGLGQYVSQGTQVAELYNIETAEVTLPIAGFDSAFLPTPLAGTEVTVTSRGINSYSRQGTIDRDLGIVEKSTRMSQLVARIQDPYSLHSQGPVFKFGSYVEVSLAGQTLEQVYRLPQDLVTNRTVWLVDKDMQLQPVKVDVLREEGKYFLINDGLSEGDRVLTTVPEYPQKGMKVKLAKGEDDPKLVAQRAEAE; encoded by the coding sequence ATGAACAAATTATGGATAAAGATAGCACTGCCAATTGTGGTGCTCGCCCTTGGCGTGGCAGGGATGTCGTTGATCAATGCCACCGCCCAGCAAAAAGAAGATAAAGAAGAAGTGGATACCCGCCCTACGGTGAGTATCGATGAGATCAGCGCAGAAGATTATCAGGTGATGATCACCAGCTTCGGTGAAGTGCGCCCTCTGGAGATGACACAGCTTTCGGCCCAGGTGTCCGGCGAAGTGGTGGACTGGCATGAGGATTTTGTTGCCGGTGGCGTCGTGCCCCGTGGTACCACCTTGTTCAGCATCGACAAACAGCGCTATGAAGCCAACATGTTGCAGGCAGAAGCCGAACTGAATCAGGCCCAGTCCCAACTTATTGAAGAGCAGGCCCGGGCCAGAGTAGCGGCACAGGAAGCCAAATCTATGGCCGACAGCCAGGTTACGGATCTGTACTTACGCAAACCTCAGTTGATGAGCGCCCAGGCGGCAGTGAAATCAGCAGAAGCCAAACTGAAGCTAGCCAAACGGGATCTGGCCTACTGTCAGGTAAAAGCGCCTTATGACGCACTGGTTATCAACCGGAATATTGGCCTCGGTCAGTATGTCAGTCAGGGAACCCAGGTAGCGGAGTTGTATAATATTGAAACCGCCGAAGTCACCCTGCCCATCGCTGGTTTTGACAGTGCTTTTCTTCCCACCCCCCTTGCTGGCACCGAAGTGACAGTAACCAGCCGCGGCATCAACAGTTATTCCCGTCAGGGCACAATTGACCGGGATCTTGGCATAGTGGAGAAAAGTACCAGGATGAGCCAGCTGGTTGCCCGTATTCAGGATCCTTACAGCCTGCACAGCCAGGGCCCGGTATTTAAATTCGGCAGCTACGTGGAAGTGAGTCTGGCCGGACAAACCCTGGAGCAGGTTTATCGCCTGCCGCAGGATCTGGTTACCAACCGCACCGTGTGGCTGGTAGATAAGGACATGCAACTGCAACCTGTGAAAGTGGATGTGCTGCGCGAAGAAGGTAAATACTTCCTTATCAACGATGGTCTTAGCGAAGGTGACAGAGTACTGACCACCGTACCGGAATATCCGCAGAAAGGCATGAAGGTCAAGCTGGCCAAAGGTGAAGATGACCCAAAGCTGGTCGCCCAGCGCGCTGAAGCCGAATAA
- the rpoZ gene encoding DNA-directed RNA polymerase subunit omega — MARVTVEDAVDKIGNRFDLVLVAARRARQLAIEGRDAKVEWENDKATVVALREIERGLVTAQTMDADEMRTQQEQEQEEFSSVASILSGQE, encoded by the coding sequence ATGGCCCGCGTAACAGTTGAAGATGCAGTAGATAAGATTGGTAACCGTTTTGATCTGGTACTGGTTGCCGCACGCCGTGCCCGCCAGCTCGCAATCGAAGGGCGTGATGCCAAGGTTGAATGGGAAAATGACAAAGCCACAGTGGTTGCCCTGCGTGAAATTGAACGCGGTCTGGTAACGGCTCAGACCATGGATGCCGATGAAATGCGCACCCAGCAGGAGCAGGAACAGGAAGAGTTTTCTTCTGTAGCCAGTATTCTCTCCGGTCAGGAATAA
- a CDS encoding RidA family protein gives MSKSVIHTDRAPAAIGPYSQAVKSGTTVYLSGQIPLVPESMEMVSEDFTEQARQVFENVKAVCEAAGGSPNDLTKVNIFLTDLSNFAAVNEMMKQYFKQPYPARAAIGVRELPKGAQIEIDGIMELPE, from the coding sequence ATGTCTAAGTCCGTTATTCATACTGACAGGGCTCCTGCCGCTATTGGCCCTTACAGCCAGGCCGTAAAATCCGGCACCACAGTGTATTTGTCCGGCCAGATCCCGCTGGTCCCCGAGAGCATGGAAATGGTCTCAGAGGATTTTACCGAGCAGGCCAGGCAGGTATTTGAAAATGTTAAAGCCGTGTGTGAAGCCGCCGGTGGCAGCCCTAATGATCTGACCAAGGTTAATATCTTCTTAACCGATCTGAGCAACTTTGCTGCGGTCAATGAGATGATGAAGCAGTACTTTAAGCAGCCTTACCCGGCCCGTGCCGCTATCGGTGTCAGAGAACTGCCCAAAGGCGCGCAGATAGAGATCGACGGCATTATGGAGCTGCCTGAATAA
- a CDS encoding TonB-dependent receptor — protein MEKTPVSIALLSALSALSLPAMASSGVDDVIEVTATRTSVPQSAIPATVSVITGEEIRAQLNVAQSLSDILGNMIPAFSPSRQKLTSSGETLRGRDPLYLIDGIPQSNPLRNGSRAAYTIDPSMIERVEVIHGASAIQGMGASGGIINIVTKSAEDGPTHEVNAGITASPDELSDSMTYQAGYLFRQSDGKWQTVLGVQVKETGMYVDGEGQLIGLDGVQGDTMDSTSYDLFAKFGYTIDDEQSLEFMINRFDMAGNGNYGTLDGDRAAGIPAISVEGIVEGDSPENTVTTSSLTYHHTALFSGRLDWQLFFQDFSALYGGGRYGTFQDPDFGDNLFDQSRNDSRKYGSRITMNWQDVAESPLGITAGLDYLNDTTFQELAQTGRKWVPDTEFVNWAPYVQARYQLGNINLSAGVRYEYGKLRVDDFTTLASYNSTFVNGGEPSFNELLHNLGAVYQLTENWRVYASYSEGFSMPDVGRVLRGISEPDLSVSSFLDLQPVIADNQEAGLEYSGDALSFSASYFTSDSDLGARLQADADGIYSVKRERTEIDGIELNASYMLSADTRLSASYADTNGEFDSDGDQRVDQDLSGRNIAPRRLNLTWQQSWTDMLLTRVQWSQLFDRDAGEGNSINDFDGYHTINATATLDTLSSGTFTLGVENLLDEYYFTYYAQSVGGDNRNFTGRGRTVTLSWQYGW, from the coding sequence ATGGAAAAAACACCTGTCTCTATTGCCTTACTATCTGCACTTTCAGCTCTTTCTTTGCCAGCCATGGCCAGTTCAGGGGTTGATGATGTGATTGAGGTCACTGCGACCCGCACTTCTGTACCACAAAGTGCTATTCCTGCGACTGTATCTGTGATCACCGGCGAAGAAATCCGTGCGCAACTCAACGTCGCCCAGTCGCTTTCTGATATTCTGGGAAATATGATCCCGGCGTTTTCTCCTTCGCGTCAGAAACTCACCAGCTCCGGTGAAACCTTGCGGGGCCGCGACCCTCTGTACCTGATTGACGGTATCCCGCAGTCAAATCCGCTGCGTAATGGTTCTCGTGCCGCTTATACTATTGACCCCTCTATGATTGAGCGCGTAGAAGTGATTCATGGTGCCAGTGCCATACAGGGAATGGGTGCCAGTGGTGGTATTATCAATATTGTCACCAAGTCAGCAGAAGACGGGCCGACCCACGAAGTGAATGCGGGTATCACGGCATCACCTGATGAACTGTCAGACAGCATGACCTATCAGGCCGGTTATCTGTTCAGACAAAGTGACGGAAAATGGCAAACCGTGCTCGGTGTTCAGGTTAAAGAAACCGGCATGTATGTTGATGGCGAAGGCCAGCTCATTGGTCTGGATGGAGTACAGGGCGACACCATGGATTCCACCAGCTATGACCTGTTCGCCAAGTTTGGTTATACCATTGATGATGAGCAGTCATTAGAGTTTATGATCAACCGCTTCGATATGGCCGGTAACGGTAACTATGGCACCCTTGATGGCGATCGCGCAGCCGGTATTCCGGCGATTTCAGTTGAAGGGATCGTTGAAGGCGACAGTCCTGAAAATACCGTCACCACTTCCAGTCTGACCTATCATCACACTGCGCTGTTTTCCGGCAGGCTGGACTGGCAGCTGTTTTTTCAGGATTTTTCCGCGCTCTACGGTGGTGGTCGCTACGGCACCTTTCAGGATCCGGACTTCGGTGACAACCTGTTTGACCAGTCACGCAACGACTCTCGCAAGTATGGTTCACGGATCACTATGAACTGGCAGGATGTGGCAGAAAGTCCGCTGGGCATCACCGCCGGTCTCGACTATTTAAATGACACCACCTTCCAGGAACTGGCACAAACCGGCCGTAAGTGGGTCCCTGATACCGAGTTTGTTAACTGGGCGCCCTATGTTCAGGCCCGCTATCAGTTAGGTAACATCAACCTGAGCGCCGGTGTACGCTATGAATATGGCAAGCTCAGGGTAGACGATTTCACCACTCTGGCATCGTACAACAGTACCTTCGTAAACGGCGGCGAGCCCTCTTTTAATGAGTTACTGCATAACCTCGGTGCGGTCTATCAACTGACCGAGAACTGGCGGGTATATGCAAGCTATTCAGAAGGCTTCAGCATGCCTGATGTGGGTAGGGTTTTACGTGGTATCAGCGAGCCGGATCTGAGTGTTTCCAGCTTCCTGGATCTGCAGCCGGTAATTGCCGACAACCAGGAAGCCGGGCTGGAATACAGCGGCGATGCGTTGTCTTTCAGCGCCAGCTATTTCACCTCTGATTCAGATTTAGGTGCCCGTCTTCAGGCAGATGCCGATGGTATCTACAGCGTAAAGCGTGAACGTACCGAGATTGACGGCATTGAACTTAACGCCAGTTACATGCTGTCAGCCGATACCCGCTTATCTGCCAGCTACGCCGATACCAACGGCGAATTTGACAGCGATGGCGACCAACGGGTCGATCAGGACTTATCCGGCCGCAATATCGCCCCCCGTCGTCTGAATCTCACCTGGCAGCAAAGCTGGACAGATATGTTGCTGACACGGGTGCAGTGGAGCCAATTATTTGACCGCGATGCCGGTGAGGGTAACAGCATTAATGACTTTGACGGCTACCACACCATTAACGCCACCGCGACACTGGATACGCTGTCATCAGGAACCTTTACTCTGGGCGTGGAAAATCTGCTGGATGAGTATTACTTTACCTACTATGCACAAAGTGTTGGCGGCGATAATCGCAACTTCACCGGGCGCGGCCGCACTGTTACCCTAAGCTGGCAGTACGGATGGTAA
- the spoT gene encoding bifunctional GTP diphosphokinase/guanosine-3',5'-bis pyrophosphate 3'-pyrophosphohydrolase, which translates to MYLFEGLKQKVSEYLPAKQVEDIQRAFVLARDAHDGQMRSSGDPYITHPVAVAGILADMHLDYETLMSALLHDTIEDTPVSKEQLIEEFGQSVADLVEGVSKLDKIQFRSKREAQAENFRKMMMAMTQDIRVILVKLADRTHNMRTLGALRPDKRRRIARETLEIYAPIAHRLGIHDIKNELEDLGFQAMYPMRYRALGSAVRQARGNRKEIIENTRQEIEIRLKESTIDAQVLGREKHLYSIYRKMKNKELLFNEVMDIYAFRLIVEGVDSCYRALGAMHGLYKPIEGRFKDYIAIPRTNGYQSLHTSLVGPHGIPVEIQIRTMEMEQMADKGVAAHWMYKEPGETRGTTAQVRARKWMQSLLELQHSASSSVEFIENVKTDLFPEEIYVFTPDGRIIELPMGATAVDFAYAVHSDIGNSCVGVRVDRRNYSLNRPLQNGQSVEIITSPRAKPNASWLNFVVSAKARSYIRQYLKKQRSEEAINMGNRLLRHALGTTKLEEIAEADIDRVVQETKHENFYALLADIGLGNELSAIVARRLLGNQEPKIIDDGQARVAIKGTEGLLVSYGRCCHPIPGDTIIAILSPGKGMVIHQNGCRNIRKLAKEEPHRVLPMNWESKVQGEFKASVRVELINHQGTLAKLTSAIATADSDIISLQTEEKESNIYYIDLELTTTNRVHLANVMRKIRAMPEVQKVSRHSQSKQNS; encoded by the coding sequence GTGTATCTGTTTGAAGGCCTGAAACAAAAAGTCAGTGAATATCTGCCCGCAAAGCAGGTTGAAGATATTCAGCGTGCCTTTGTGCTGGCCCGTGACGCCCACGACGGGCAGATGCGCTCAAGCGGTGATCCTTATATTACCCATCCGGTGGCAGTGGCTGGCATCCTCGCCGATATGCATCTGGATTATGAAACCCTGATGTCGGCGCTGCTACATGACACCATCGAAGACACGCCGGTTTCCAAAGAACAGCTTATCGAAGAATTCGGCCAGTCGGTGGCGGACCTGGTGGAAGGGGTCAGCAAGTTGGATAAGATCCAGTTTCGCAGCAAAAGAGAGGCCCAGGCCGAAAATTTCCGCAAGATGATGATGGCCATGACCCAGGATATCCGCGTGATCCTGGTGAAGCTGGCTGACCGCACCCACAATATGCGTACCCTCGGGGCGCTGCGGCCTGACAAGCGCCGCCGCATCGCCCGTGAAACCCTGGAAATCTATGCCCCTATTGCCCACCGGCTGGGTATTCATGACATCAAAAATGAACTGGAAGATCTCGGCTTTCAGGCCATGTACCCGATGCGTTACCGGGCCCTTGGCAGCGCCGTGCGTCAGGCGCGGGGTAACCGCAAAGAAATCATCGAAAATACCCGTCAGGAAATCGAAATTCGTCTTAAAGAGAGCACCATTGACGCCCAGGTGCTGGGTCGCGAGAAACACCTTTACTCCATCTATCGCAAGATGAAGAACAAGGAATTGTTATTTAACGAGGTGATGGATATTTACGCCTTTCGCCTGATCGTGGAGGGGGTAGACAGCTGCTATCGAGCGCTCGGGGCTATGCATGGGTTGTATAAACCCATTGAAGGGCGGTTTAAGGATTATATTGCCATCCCCCGTACTAACGGTTATCAGTCGCTGCACACTTCTCTGGTCGGCCCCCATGGTATTCCGGTGGAGATCCAGATCCGCACCATGGAAATGGAACAAATGGCCGACAAAGGCGTGGCGGCTCACTGGATGTATAAAGAACCGGGCGAAACCCGCGGCACCACAGCGCAGGTCAGGGCCCGTAAATGGATGCAGTCACTGCTCGAACTGCAGCACAGCGCCAGTTCTTCGGTGGAATTTATTGAAAACGTGAAAACCGATCTGTTCCCGGAAGAGATCTATGTGTTTACTCCGGATGGGCGCATTATCGAGCTGCCCATGGGCGCCACGGCCGTGGATTTTGCCTATGCGGTGCATTCAGATATCGGTAATTCCTGTGTCGGGGTCAGGGTCGACCGGCGCAATTATTCACTTAACCGGCCGCTGCAAAATGGCCAGTCGGTGGAGATCATCACCTCGCCCAGAGCCAAACCCAATGCCAGCTGGCTGAACTTTGTGGTCAGCGCCAAGGCCCGTTCTTATATCCGTCAGTATCTGAAGAAACAGCGCTCCGAAGAAGCCATCAATATGGGCAACAGGTTGCTGCGCCATGCCCTGGGTACCACTAAACTGGAAGAGATTGCCGAGGCCGATATCGACAGGGTGGTGCAGGAAACCAAGCACGAGAACTTCTATGCCCTGCTGGCGGATATCGGCCTGGGTAATGAACTCAGCGCCATAGTCGCACGGCGGTTACTGGGTAATCAGGAACCGAAAATCATTGATGATGGCCAGGCCCGGGTCGCCATAAAGGGCACGGAAGGGTTACTGGTCAGCTATGGCCGCTGTTGCCATCCTATCCCCGGAGATACTATTATCGCCATTCTCAGTCCGGGCAAGGGCATGGTGATCCACCAGAACGGTTGCCGTAATATCCGCAAGCTGGCTAAAGAAGAGCCGCACCGGGTGCTGCCGATGAACTGGGAAAGCAAAGTGCAGGGTGAGTTTAAGGCATCGGTGAGGGTTGAACTGATTAACCATCAGGGCACGCTGGCCAAGCTCACCAGTGCCATTGCCACGGCAGATTCTGATATCATCAGTCTGCAGACTGAGGAAAAAGAGAGCAATATTTACTATATAGATTTGGAACTTACGACTACCAATCGCGTACATCTGGCAAACGTTATGCGCAAGATCCGTGCAATGCCGGAGGTACAGAAAGTTTCTCGTCACAGTCAATCGAAACAAAATTCCTGA
- the gmk gene encoding guanylate kinase, translating into MATGNLFILAAPSGAGKSSLIKALLERNQDGSMQVSVSHTTRSPRPGEQQAVHYHFVDESAFKQMIADDAFFEWAEVFGKYYGTSKQAIADTLEQGKDVFLDIDWQGARQVKAQMPDTATIFIAPPSRDELLRRLKHRNTDSDEVISERMAKARDEISHYQEFDYVVVNDDFEQALKEIEAIVLCQRLAQTKQARRHQKLFAELLK; encoded by the coding sequence ATGGCCACCGGCAATCTGTTTATTCTCGCTGCCCCATCTGGTGCAGGTAAATCCAGTCTTATCAAAGCCTTGCTGGAGCGTAACCAGGACGGCTCCATGCAGGTCTCTGTGTCTCATACTACCCGTAGTCCCAGGCCAGGTGAACAGCAAGCTGTACATTATCATTTTGTGGATGAGTCTGCGTTTAAGCAGATGATTGCCGATGATGCCTTTTTTGAATGGGCTGAAGTATTTGGTAAGTACTACGGTACCTCAAAGCAGGCCATTGCCGATACGCTGGAGCAGGGTAAAGACGTATTCCTGGATATTGACTGGCAGGGGGCGCGGCAGGTCAAGGCACAGATGCCGGATACCGCCACCATTTTTATTGCGCCGCCGTCACGGGACGAACTGTTACGCCGCTTAAAGCACCGCAATACAGATTCGGACGAGGTGATTAGCGAGCGTATGGCCAAAGCCAGGGATGAAATCTCCCATTATCAGGAATTTGATTATGTGGTGGTGAATGACGACTTCGAGCAGGCCCTGAAAGAAATCGAAGCGATAGTATTGTGCCAGCGTCTGGCTCAAACCAAACAGGCCCGCCGCCATCAGAAGCTCTTCGCCGAGCTGTTGAAGTAG
- a CDS encoding efflux RND transporter permease subunit → MTAQEPKQTGLIAFFANNPVAANLLMIFIIVMGIVSYFTIQRQMFPNIEINYININATYRGASPQEIEEGILIKIEEALKDVTEIKKTVSRAFRNSGRVSLEIKTDAELAEVMDKVKSRVDSIATFPADMEPVTIAQAEFRQSVIEMAVVGDLPLTDLKVLARQMERELLQLGNISLVNLDAPDDEIAIEIKPEMLRKYNLTLSDVSQAIRRYSANMSAGQLRTDSGIISVRVENQYYNGEEFRQIPIKIGPSGARVLLQDVATIEDGFTEGERYFKYSGINAIFMAVQATKDQNMIPVADSVKSFIEHRNKTLPPGVEMKVLVDMTYYLNARLDMMLKNLFQGSILVALMLTLFLRFRLAFWVMVGLPVCFLGAVMMMPVFGISINILSLFAFIMVLGIVVDDAIVIGESSYTEIEKYGGGVESAVRGAKRVATPATFGVLTTIAVFAPFTFSSGPEGTFFYIIAMVVIFCLVFSLIESKLILPAHIAHTNFKPVKETSWRSRFNRRFFGFVNGPYKNFVSRCTELRWLVLCTFVAILLISVGLISAGHVRTVPTPKVPHDFPSIRIEMNETVSDQATIDALMTIEQAILDVDKETEAEYGIGMVRDMLAFNQGRTEARIVVPLIEEEDRPYNTFELSRRWREKIPEIPGMKSFSIQDDVNGGGNDGDFGYLLFGSDLKTLNEAGRRFIAMLQEQEGLFDVSSTIDPASKEVQIQLLPVAYDLGLNLSTIANQVGASFFGTEAQRVIRGTEEVRVMVRYPRLTRERFAELKHTVITTPDGQEVMLGDVVTLSEQPGISYIRREGGYRSVYVWGAIDQDSVEPGAAVKNIKEKLLPDLKSEFPSVMTELGGDIAEQQAQQNEQMMFFIAGMIIVYILLAVPLKSYGQPIIIMSVIPFAMTGAIWGHFFFGLDMSMMSTFGLIAAAGVVINDSLVMTDFINQRREEGIRIKDAVVEAGCARFRAITLTSITTFVGVLPIMFETSLQARFVIPMAVALGFAVLYATVVTLILVPCLYLILGDLRRPFSWARRKITGNKSQPAIGSEPQTDS, encoded by the coding sequence ATGACTGCTCAGGAACCAAAACAAACCGGCCTGATCGCGTTTTTCGCCAATAACCCGGTTGCCGCCAACCTGCTGATGATTTTCATCATTGTGATGGGGATTGTCAGCTATTTCACGATCCAGCGGCAGATGTTCCCGAATATTGAGATTAACTATATCAATATCAATGCCACCTACCGCGGCGCATCACCTCAGGAAATCGAAGAAGGCATTCTGATAAAGATCGAAGAAGCCCTCAAAGATGTCACCGAAATCAAGAAAACCGTCTCCAGAGCGTTCAGGAATTCGGGCAGGGTATCGCTGGAGATCAAAACCGATGCCGAACTGGCGGAGGTGATGGACAAGGTGAAATCCCGGGTCGACAGTATCGCCACCTTTCCGGCGGATATGGAGCCGGTGACGATCGCCCAGGCCGAGTTCAGGCAAAGCGTGATTGAAATGGCAGTGGTGGGCGATCTGCCGCTGACCGATCTCAAGGTTCTGGCCCGGCAGATGGAACGGGAGCTATTGCAGCTTGGCAATATCTCACTGGTAAATCTGGATGCGCCGGATGACGAAATTGCCATTGAAATCAAACCGGAGATGCTGCGCAAATATAATCTGACCCTAAGTGATGTGTCGCAGGCCATACGCCGCTATTCAGCGAATATGTCGGCCGGGCAGTTGCGCACAGACTCCGGCATTATCTCCGTAAGGGTAGAGAACCAGTATTACAACGGTGAAGAATTCCGCCAGATCCCGATTAAGATCGGCCCAAGCGGTGCCCGTGTATTGTTGCAGGATGTGGCCACAATAGAGGACGGTTTTACCGAGGGCGAACGCTACTTCAAATACTCAGGTATTAACGCGATTTTTATGGCCGTACAGGCAACCAAAGACCAGAATATGATTCCGGTGGCCGATTCGGTGAAAAGTTTTATTGAGCACCGCAACAAAACGCTGCCTCCGGGTGTAGAAATGAAAGTGCTGGTGGATATGACCTACTACCTCAATGCCCGCCTGGATATGATGCTTAAAAATCTGTTCCAGGGTTCGATTCTGGTAGCGCTGATGCTGACTCTTTTCCTGCGCTTCCGCCTCGCGTTCTGGGTGATGGTCGGCCTGCCAGTGTGTTTCCTGGGCGCGGTCATGATGATGCCTGTGTTTGGCATCAGCATTAATATCCTCTCACTGTTCGCATTTATTATGGTGCTGGGGATAGTGGTGGATGACGCCATTGTTATTGGCGAGAGTTCCTACACTGAGATAGAAAAATATGGCGGCGGGGTAGAAAGCGCGGTGCGCGGCGCCAAAAGGGTGGCCACCCCGGCCACCTTCGGGGTACTGACCACTATTGCTGTATTTGCCCCCTTTACCTTCAGCTCGGGGCCTGAGGGCACCTTCTTCTATATTATCGCCATGGTGGTTATCTTTTGTCTGGTCTTCAGTCTGATTGAATCCAAGCTGATCCTGCCGGCGCATATTGCCCATACCAATTTCAAACCGGTAAAAGAAACCAGTTGGCGCTCACGCTTCAACAGGCGCTTTTTCGGTTTTGTTAACGGCCCCTATAAGAACTTTGTCAGCCGCTGTACCGAATTGCGCTGGCTGGTGTTGTGTACCTTTGTCGCCATTCTGCTCATCAGCGTAGGGCTGATCAGCGCAGGTCATGTGCGTACCGTACCAACCCCAAAAGTGCCTCATGATTTCCCCAGCATTCGCATCGAGATGAATGAAACGGTATCGGATCAGGCTACCATCGATGCCCTGATGACCATCGAGCAGGCGATTCTGGATGTGGATAAAGAGACCGAGGCCGAATATGGTATTGGCATGGTACGGGATATGCTGGCCTTTAATCAGGGCCGCACCGAAGCCAGAATCGTGGTGCCCCTGATTGAGGAGGAAGATCGTCCCTACAATACCTTTGAGTTGTCACGGCGCTGGAGGGAGAAAATTCCTGAAATCCCCGGTATGAAATCATTCTCCATACAGGACGATGTGAATGGCGGCGGCAATGACGGCGATTTTGGTTACCTGTTGTTTGGCTCCGACCTCAAAACCCTGAATGAAGCAGGCCGGCGTTTTATCGCCATGCTACAGGAGCAGGAAGGTCTGTTTGATGTCAGTTCAACCATCGATCCGGCCAGTAAGGAAGTGCAAATTCAATTGCTGCCGGTGGCCTATGATCTCGGTCTGAATCTTAGCACCATTGCCAACCAGGTAGGTGCCAGCTTCTTCGGTACCGAAGCTCAGCGGGTTATCCGTGGCACAGAAGAAGTGCGGGTAATGGTGCGTTATCCGCGACTGACCCGCGAACGATTCGCCGAACTTAAGCATACCGTCATTACGACCCCTGATGGCCAGGAAGTGATGCTTGGTGATGTGGTGACCTTAAGCGAACAGCCCGGCATCAGTTATATCCGCCGTGAAGGAGGTTATCGCAGCGTGTATGTATGGGGTGCCATCGATCAGGACAGTGTCGAACCCGGTGCCGCTGTCAAGAACATCAAAGAGAAACTGTTGCCGGATCTCAAATCTGAGTTCCCCTCAGTGATGACCGAGCTGGGCGGCGATATTGCCGAGCAGCAGGCACAGCAGAACGAGCAGATGATGTTCTTTATTGCCGGTATGATCATCGTGTATATCCTGCTGGCGGTGCCGCTGAAAAGCTATGGGCAGCCGATTATCATAATGTCGGTGATCCCTTTTGCCATGACCGGCGCCATCTGGGGACATTTCTTCTTTGGCCTGGATATGAGCATGATGTCGACCTTCGGTCTGATCGCAGCGGCCGGGGTGGTCATCAATGACAGTCTGGTGATGACAGACTTTATCAATCAGCGCCGGGAAGAGGGAATTCGCATCAAAGATGCGGTGGTGGAAGCCGGCTGTGCCCGATTCCGTGCTATTACCCTGACCTCCATCACAACCTTTGTGGGCGTACTGCCAATTATGTTTGAGACCAGCCTGCAGGCCAGATTTGTTATTCCTATGGCGGTGGCACTGGGCTTTGCAGTACTTTACGCCACAGTGGTGACACTGATTCTGGTACCTTGTCTGTACCTGATCCTCGGTGATCTGCGCAGACCCTTTAGCTGGGCCAGGCGCAAAATCACCGGCAACAAGAGCCAGCCGGCCATTGGCAGCGAGCCACAGACCGATAGCTGA
- a CDS encoding alpha/beta hydrolase yields MNSALPFVEVLHGNKPDALVVWLHGLGDSGNGFAPIVPELKLPSSLSVRFVFPHAPVRPVTINNGMQMRAWYDIKSLDFENRADSEGVKDSAAMVKALIEEEIEKGMSPERIILAGFSQGGVIAYQLGLRFEQKLGGILALSTYLSQPELLEQERHPANQHTDILIAHGLYDEVIPCALGKAAFERLQALEYPVQWRDYPMQHNVCMEEIQEVSQWLQKRLS; encoded by the coding sequence ATGAATTCAGCATTACCCTTTGTGGAAGTACTTCACGGTAATAAGCCCGACGCACTGGTAGTCTGGCTGCATGGGCTCGGTGACTCGGGCAACGGCTTTGCCCCCATCGTGCCTGAGTTGAAGCTACCCTCCAGCCTGTCGGTACGTTTTGTGTTTCCCCATGCACCGGTGCGGCCGGTAACCATCAATAACGGCATGCAGATGCGTGCCTGGTATGACATCAAGTCGCTGGATTTTGAGAATCGTGCCGACAGCGAAGGGGTAAAGGACTCGGCGGCAATGGTTAAGGCGTTGATCGAGGAAGAAATCGAAAAGGGCATGTCTCCTGAACGTATCATCCTGGCCGGCTTTTCCCAGGGCGGTGTGATCGCGTACCAACTGGGTTTACGCTTTGAACAAAAGCTTGGCGGGATTCTGGCCTTGTCCACCTATCTCAGTCAGCCCGAGCTACTGGAACAGGAGCGTCATCCGGCTAATCAGCATACCGATATTCTGATTGCCCACGGCCTGTATGATGAAGTGATCCCCTGTGCCTTGGGTAAAGCGGCCTTTGAACGTCTGCAGGCACTGGAGTACCCGGTTCAGTGGCGGGACTACCCGATGCAACACAATGTCTGTATGGAAGAAATTCAGGAAGTCTCACAATGGCTGCAAAAACGCCTGAGCTGA